The window ATTCAGACTGCTGGTCTTAAAAAGACCTTGGCGGTGAGCAGAAAGGCTTTATCTCACTCTGTCCAGAGGTTCTTACACTCACTGAATACAGttctcctgtaagacaaaaacgataatataaaaaaatctttatattgaatatttacacacaaataatgatcaaTCATTATTTTCCATATTTCAAAAGcttaaataatcaaataaactcATCTCTTTCATCAATGAATCACGTTTTTCTTCTCAAGCCTCaggaaagcatgtaaacaatccGAATAACTGATAAGAGGTCCACAACAACCAAGATTCACTCAAGTCAGAATGAACTTTTAAGGGAAACTCTGTAAGATGACactaggtcagaggtcaggaaaAAGGGATGCTTCTTTATACTACCATCTACAATGGGCTGATGTACTCAACAGCAAGTGTAAAGTGTGATACATTGTTTCAATACACAACCCCCTCCAAACACACATAACGAGATGTTCTAATAAGAATTAAACTACATCTGTGTCTTAACCTGAAGTCTGGGCAACACAGCCTAATTGTTTGTCATCATTTCTACCCGGATCATAACCCGCCTATTACGCTATACTTTATATCACGTGACCAACTGTATAAACCATACAAATGCAGGTACAATAACTGGGATATTATGTTTCAACAACATTCGTGTTGCACTATTTAACCTcgaaaaacttaaacaaaaacatgtaaatagcCATGTGAGTGCACAAAGTGTAAGTAAAGAAGGCTAAATGTGACGCTTTCAGGCACTGCCCAACGAACGCCGTCCTAAAACTACAGTACCCGTCATTCCTCTCGCggttacgtttttttttttttttttttaaaacatggcGGCATCCAAACAGCCGACGGACTCGAGCTCAAGCGTTCCTGAATACGAGTACGCGGATGTTAACACCAAACCTTTTCACATCGGCTCTTTCAGGGAGGAATGGCTGAGCAGACTGCGGCCGGAGGACTTCTCCTTCCGGCAGGAGGACGAAGAGACGTTTGAGGCGAACTTTGCGGCGGAGATGGGGGTCGGAGCGGAAACCATGGCCGAGCTGAAGTCGGTCTGCAGGTACGAAGGACCGACGTTCATTTATAAATTAGGGTCACAATGGGTCTTACACGGGGCTTTAGTTGGGCGTTTTATAAAGACACACACCTGGTTTCATTAGGACGTTCTTCTGTAGAcaggttcagttttttgttgttgtagcgAAATTAAACATATTGAGTAACGCTGTGTTAAAAAGCTCTTAGAATCGAAGCTGACGTCCTGTGCTTTATTTTGTCCCTTCAGCTGTTCTAAACCTTATTAATTAACAGCTTAGACAACCAGTAGATAGAAACtcaaccaggggtctccaatcctggtcctggagggccactatcctgcatgttttacttgtttccctgatccaacacacctgatttagtggttaaattacctcttcatgttctgcagaagcctgttaatcacccactgattcaaatcaggtgtgttggagcagagaaacaagtaacacatgcaggacggtggccctcgaggaccaggattagagacCACTGATCTAAGCCAAGCATCTTGAATACCAAAATACGAGgagtaaaatattcaaaatcatcctgtttgaaaaacaaatatggagACAAATGAGCTAAGTTAAGACTAGTGATTGTTAGGTTATTAGGAAGActcagctgctgtcagttttagaAGAAAACACAAGCCATGACTGCAAACAAATGCACAGACTGGCACCACTTTTATACCAGTAAAAAATGTAGATTGTCTGATTATGTCTTGTTCAAACGATGCCAATTTAATCTGAAGCTGGTCCAACAGGGACTCTagtcagtttgaagaaaaaaccTGGAGAAATGTTTGCTGTATTATCTTAAATCATTAACATAAATTActaactttgtgtgtgtgtgctggaccAAAAGCACGATACTGTAACTGTATATTTAAACTAAGACTGAACTAAAGATAGTCTTAGGTTATATTGACTGTAAAATGACTCATAGCATCAGACACTAAACtaaaattcttctttttcctctcaaacCTCAGTTTTGGCGCAGAAATTGAGCTgcaatgttaaaaaagaaaaagccttaATTTAACCCAAAATTTATGTCATTTAGGTTTTCGGTCCAATGCTTCTTTGTGTCTGTTGTAGCAGAGTATAATATTAATCTGAGATTCttcttgctgtttgttttttttcccccagtccCGACTCCCTTCGTTGCCACGGCGAGGATGAGCTGCCGGATACAGAAGTCGTGCCTCCAAACCCCAGGCTGAGAACTCTGATGTGCGACTTCTCTTCATATGTTGCAAATCCCTCTGTCTCAGATTCTTCAGTGACACAAATcagcgtttttattttttttaattttttttaacagccaaagaaaaagaaggcaAGATCAAACGACTTCTCATAACATGCCCAAGAACAGACATGACCTCTATGCCGATGAACTGGTAGGTGAATTCTGTCgattatttattctttgttgTAAACTGTTTCTTAGTGCATACACATCCTATTCACTGAGTAGACATAGTTTTAGGTATCATTTAAGTTAACCTAAGCTGTTTTCTGATATCCAGGAAAGATTAACTATCGGGAGGACACCAGAAACAGAGGCTGACATGATCCCAGAAGGAGAAATCATTCTGACCATCAACATCTACTTCCCTGCCGTTTTTGAAAAAGTGAGCATTCATCTGGTCTCGCCCTCTTTTTGCCAAAGCGCCCCCGATCCTTGGGTCTTCATCGTTCCCGATGATTGTTCTCTCTGTGGCTGTTCCCCAGTTTAACTACGTCAGACCCCACATGACTCTGCTGATGACCGGCTCCCACAGCCTGGCGGAGCTCAGGGACGTGATTTGCTGCGTCAGTGACTTGCAGGTGTGCGGCGAGTTCAGCAAGACGCCAGACATGGCTCCGGACTTCATCAGCAAagtaaccacacacacacacacgtcctgTGACAACACTTTGATTAAAAGTAGGCGATCATGTGACCAACTAACATAACCTAAAGGTGGCATTTCTCTTTGATGTTTCAGGATCATTTCAAATCGGCGTTCTTTTTCTTCGAAGGAGTTTTCTACAACGACATGAGATCCCCTGAGTGTCAGGACATCAGCATGTAAGTTTTTATATCTTGACTGAACAGCTTTAGAATTCCCAacatattgtgtgttttttctcctgAATCAATGAATccaaagaaaatattcaaatctgtcaaaaaaacatccaaaaatctTACAGTAAGAGACATGTTCGCATATTGTATTTCCCCTTTAGACTAATTTCTTTTACACTGTCACGCTGCTTTAAATAGTTGTAtacaaatatgtataaatatatagtTAATAAACTCCTCAATAAACCTGTTTTGATGAGTacagtttgcttttgttgtaATAAATCACAATGTTTCATGTCAGGATGAATCACAGTGAAACTGAACATGAATGTAGGTCTGTACTTTACTGCATTATGcagtaaaatagttttattggtTACTTTATTACCTCAGTTTGTAATATTAGAAGgcatagaaaataaaaaagtgcaccTTCTTAGACTCTACATCAGTGGTgaccaatcctggtcctggaggaacactatcctgcaggttttagttgtttctctgctcttcagcaggtcttcaagttctacagaagcctgttagtcactcATTTATTCATATCAGGTGtgtgaaagcagagaaacacctaaaacatgcaggatagtggccctgcaggaccaggattagacaccacTGCACAGCATGCTTCACGTAGCAGGTTACAGGTTTAAAGGTGGTGAGAGtgcaattagaaaaaaagaccaCATAAGTCAGGCTTGTTTGGAAGGAATAACATGAGAAAGCTTCtcctctctaaaaacaacatggcagcgtGACTTAGGTTTGCAAAgctgcatctgaatgaaccCCGAGACTTCTGGAGCAATGTTTATTTGGACAAAAGAGACCAAACTAgatgtgtttgttaaaaaaaccaaacagcatatcagcacaaacacctaaTACACAGCACGGCAGTGGAAgtgtgatggtttgggcttgttttgcagccacaccACCATCTTTGCGGTCACAGAGTTGACCCTGAGCTCCTCTGTTTACCAAAGTATATTAGAGTTGGATGTGGAgccgtctgtctgacagctgaagtttggCTGAATTCGGGTCATGCGACAggacaatgaccccaaacaGAAGAATGTCAGAAAATAAGAGAAGAAAGAAGGTGTTGCAGTGGCCcagtttttttaacagtttatgaAGGCAGTGTCTTCAGACAAGCGTACAAAGTCAGTGTCCCCTCTCAAATCTTGTTTTCTGAATTTGACTGCTTACCTTCATGCAGATAATACAGAGCCTAAAGCAAAGCAGCCTCTTCCTTTGAAAGATTCTGAGTGTAAATGAATGTAGAACCTCTGAACTCCCATTAAAATGCGTATTCCATGAATTCTGTACACCCGAGGTCTTTAAGGAGTCCACAAAACCACCTTTATAGTCATTTGTTCCTTCGTCACACTCTTAAATCCAGTTAAAATTATGAATGAGGCTGTGTGGAAACCTCATGATCTTTGGTTTAACCCAAAATGACCTGATTTAGTTTCAAGCCTGAGGTGACACTGAtatcactcttttttttttctttttctttttaaataccaGTAAGTATAATAGCAAAGTCATAATTTACAGTAACAGTagaattaaaaaatttttttttcattttgagatCCTAGCTTTTTCACACGTTtggaaaaaactgatttaaaaaaattctgttaaTAGGCTATTTATAATACAATAGTTTTATGTTTGACTTGAgttaaaagtcagtttttttttttcaaattaattttaatttaa of the Kryptolebias marmoratus isolate JLee-2015 linkage group LG3, ASM164957v2, whole genome shotgun sequence genome contains:
- the snapc3 gene encoding snRNA-activating protein complex subunit 3, whose translation is MAASKQPTDSSSSVPEYEYADVNTKPFHIGSFREEWLSRLRPEDFSFRQEDEETFEANFAAEMGVGAETMAELKSVCSPDSLRCHGEDELPDTEVVPPNPRLRTLIQRKRRQDQTTSHNMPKNRHDLYADELERLTIGRTPETEADMIPEGEIILTINIYFPAVFEKFNYVRPHMTLLMTGSHSLAELRDVICCVSDLQVCGEFSKTPDMAPDFISKDHFKSAFFFFEGVFYNDMRSPECQDISITTIEWAKAHNFPPFSQAKMEDTRFVDLRVKLGFPYLYCHQGDCEHLVIITDIRLVHKNDCLDKRLYPLLTHKHRSLTQKCTVCHVFIGRWLTANDEFAPSDPCLFCDQCFRMLHYDAQGNKLGEFLAYPYVDRGAFN